DNA sequence from the Carassius carassius chromosome 6, fCarCar2.1, whole genome shotgun sequence genome:
CCAAGTCATATCTGGAGACCAGAAGACCACAGAGAACATGTGTGGTGTGTTTTGATTTGGCCCAGTAAGCAACCACCCATAAACACCCTATAGCAGCCATATAGCAACCATACAGTAATGCACTAATAATAACCACCCAGGTCTCCAGTAGGGTGACAGAGAGTTCAAATCTGAGATCCAGAAACAAACTTATTAGCAGTCTTAATGATGCTATGTATAACAGAGAAGGTTTTtgcatttctttatatttattagtCTAATTGTGTTGTAAAGTTTGAAGCTGTGCATAGCCAAAAGAATGATTTAAAATAGCATACACGTGAGATCTAACTCATGTAACAGATGTTTAAACCCCCCCAAACAATCTCTGATGTATCTTTAAGTGTCTCATTAGCATCATTATTTCCACATTAATGTGAGTGTACAGTATGCTAATTTTGATGGAATTAGACTGCTGTGACCAACACTCGTGAACTGCAATGATTCCTGTAAACACAGTAACTgcttttttctcattttaatataaaatcataGTGACATCACTATTATATTTTTGAACAGAAACAGGCTCAGTTTACACCAAGTATGGCAACAAGCATCGGGAAACTCttgtctatttaaaataaaaaaaaagattaaatattcaCAATAAATCAACAgtatgttacaaatgaaataatgcTAAACAAATATCTACTACTTGTCAACTTTTAAAAAGATATTCAACGAAACAAAGTCAGTTAAAAAGGATATATGCATACATCTGCTCTTCAGTACAGTGCATAATCCTGGGTAGTTAGAAGACTGCCATTCTGCCAACTAATAGGCTACACATGCAGATTACTACATATTATACTTaccattattatattaattataattattgccATTGCACTCTAAACATCATTATAGATTTACTATCACCATAAATAATTTCATCTTTTTTCTAAAAATCACCATTAGTTTCTATTTTTAACAAACTCTTCAAAAAACAAATGAGAGAActctcccagcatgctttgcacaGTCTCATGGAAGATCACGTCAATGACAACCAAACGTCTTTCATTCTAGCACTGACTGCCGAGAGCAACAGTTGGGTCGGCGAACATTTTGAAACATGGACCTGAAGTTGATGTTAACCTgccttcttttgttcttcttgccGGGAGGTGGAGCCAATGTTTTTCTGAGAGATGTCTGGGTGAAGATCTTCTCATGCTCCTTGATTTTGCACTGCAGGTGACTTTGAATGGCAAAACCCAGCGACTCGAGATCTACCGATGCTCCATATACCTCCCATGTCATACCCTGCTCGTCCCACACAACATCATGCATGCTCTTCTTTGATTGCTTGGCCTCTTGGTCATCTTTCTCAGGCTCTAGCTTGGATGCTCCCTGCTGTTGCCGGTCTCTCTTTTTGCTCTGTGGTGTGGAGCTTGATGTTGGAGGAGTAGCCGTTGTAATGTCCTTTGGAGGTCTTGCAGATACTGCCTCCTTAGGCAGCTTGGATTTAGATGCAGGTGGCTTGGCCAATTTTTCTGGCAGATCCTTGCAGGCCTTATCAGATGTTGCATTGGGTTCCTGCACACAGGCCACATTATGAGGAACAGATGCAGGTGAACCTTGGCTCGTAGTatcgtttgtttgtttggtttggcTGCAGGTCTCAATATTGATCTGATAAACCGGTTGAAGAGGTGAAAATCCTTTTTGGCTGTTGTGTAGAGGCTCTTTAGGCTTGGCCCCAAGCTTGGACTCTTCCTGAAGGTCAGCATCTACATGCACCATCACTGTGCCAGACTGTGGGGGTTTCGTACTGGATGAAACAACAGATGGTGTATTACAATAAATCTCTGAGGTGGTTTTCACCTCAGTGACCAATGCTATACTGTCAGTCTCCTTAGGTAGCAGGCCAACTGATCTCCGATGGTGTTGTAGAGATAGAAGACTAGGGCTAGTGGATGTAGATTGACTGCAGACCGTGGGCACCGCCTGCACCTCCACATCATGCCGTTGCGTGTCGGGTTGGTTGCCAAACTCAGCTGTTGAAGTCATGGTAGAAGCCTCATGATAAAGTTTGCAGTGGACTGACTTCTGCTCTTCAGGAGATGCTCCTAGCGTTTGGACCTCTTCATCAGTCACTTCTGTGTGGATTGAGAGACTTGCTTTGCTAGTCGAAGACTCCAGTGGGTGTCCAGAAGAAGTCTCTTGAGAGGTTCCTGGCACTTTAAAGTCCTTCTTCAAGCCAGCACTGCTACATTTGTCCTCTTTAACAGGCGTATAATGGCTGTGGTGCGGTTGTGGGGTCTTAATACTTGTCCCAGGTGCTGGTTGAGAAGATTCGGTTGTTGCAACTCGGGAGTAATTGGTTTTAGGAGCATTGGTGGTGGATGCCAGTTCAGATGGGGAACTGCTGGTGATGGTTACGCCGGTGGTGCAACCTACATCTTTTGATTCGGATAGAAGTGACATGTCCTTGATTGTGTTGTTGGTGCTGGGAGATGATTCCTCCTGAAGGGAAGCCTGAGCTTGGCATGGTATTTCTTTGTGATGGGTCTCTTTGATTGCACTAGTTTCTTCAGCTACTGATACTTTGCTCTGTGTTTTGGGCTCATGTTGTTCGTTTTCAAGTGTCTTTGTTGTGCTATTGCCATTTTTCTCCTTGTTATTTGTAGCTGTAGATGATGGGCTGGATGTTGAAAGGACAATTTTCAAGTTCGAATTCGTGTCACGTTCAGTTCTTTTACCTTCAGCGTTCCTGGCACACTGACCTGACGTCTTCATGTTTGTGTGACTATTTTGATGTTGCCTGTGATCTTCACTTCCATGGGATGACATGTTTTTGTCTTCAAAGACAGTCCCACCAGGAAGAGTGGTGTGGGAATCTTTGACGGAGGACTTGAGGTTCATGTTATCCTGatctggtttagtttttttgccagAGGAGCAATCCTGATTTAAGGTTAACTTTGGTTCAATGTCCCAGTTAGCATTTAACTCCTTATTTCCAAGCACATCTATACTAGTGAGCTGAGGCATCATCTGGACAGTGACAGTCCTTTTGGGGTTTGGTAGATTTTCCATGTTGAATCCCTTTTGTGTGATGAAAATTCAAAGTCAATATATCCCAAACTCAGTTTGGTTCACCCCTGAAAGCCTGATATTGTCTCCTCCAAGGCTTTCCTAGAGCAGACAGATAAAAATAGTTTTAGATACACAAGAGGATATATACCTACTGCTGCCTTCTTAAGATCATTATGAAAGAAATGTGTTAGAATCAGTGTAAATGTTTGAGGTTATTTACAAGTGTATGGAACAGCTCAATAGGAAGTCccactaaaatgaaacaaaaagtaCAACTAATCCATCATAAGCCATTACTCGTAGCAGTGTCATCCTTTACTTGTTCAGTCAAGCATTACATCAATAGAAAAACCGTTTTTGTGACATCAATTACTCTGTATAAATTTAgaaaaatgcttaattttgtgTCTGTCACATGcacatataatgtaaaaaaaaaacacaaatatagtGACAGTTTTTATATCAattatttattaagatttaaTTGTATTTCCCATAGTTTATCCTcataaattaaatgcaatttaattaaCTGTAAATGAAATGGGTAAAACTCTTtgtacattataatataatacagttTTATGACACATATACagtgaatattattaaatattcaggAGGGCAGATTTCGTATCTAGTCTGCTGAATTAATTTAACATTCAATATATTGGAAATATTCAAAATTGCCCAGTGATTTTGGTATATGATCATTGGTATATTATGCTCCAGACTCCTTTTCATCAGCAAAGGAATAGTGGGTCCTAAAAGTAGTTTGTTGGCATAATTACTTCAAACATAACAGAAACACACTACAGTCAGCATAACTGATAACAACAACACACTTTCTCAGTATACTAAGACATGAAGGCTATTGtcatattttaaagtttattttattcaagCAATAAAGCAATTACCCTAATAAATCAATATGCTGTGATAATtggcaatatattttaagataattACACTAGTGTAATAGCACTAAGTCAGTATTTGAATTCATCCTACCATATTCTGTATCATTCTCTATTCTGAGGAGCTGGTGAGCAATTATTCTGTGTTTGACCTTAGCGACTCAAATAGCCCCGAGGAGCTTCAAAAATGGAAATCTGACAGTCAAACCCAAACCACAGCTGATTTACGGTAAAGATCAGCCTCACTGAGCAAAGCTAGCTTCACCATTGAAGCCATAGACTCAATCCAAAAGCAgacaatacaaatacatttagggTTTTAGAGCATGCAGAAGTATCATCAAGCATCATAAAACAACAGCTATTTTTGACTATTAAAATAATTACCATCATAATAAATCACTAAGAATAGTTTGTTTATTGGCCAATATAAGACTGACAGATAGATTTGTCAGCTGATATTTGGCCATTCTGAGATTATCAATATCAGCCAGCAATTATGTCCACTTGGCTGATTAACAAAAGTAATATTTAGTGTACATAACAGTTAAACTCAGTCAGTAAATAAATGGTgtatgatttactttcattttcacttAGACATTTCTAGCAAATTCCacaaataatttcaaacaaatattaacacATGAAATTGAACATAAAATTttgatttgaaattaaaaaaatgtgaaagttGTTTCATcgccattttttttcagtgtagaactgaaatagtattttcttttaaaatatactccaataatcttttttttttttacaaaaaaattttcTACAGTGTATATGCATTAGCCAATGACAA
Encoded proteins:
- the LOC132142713 gene encoding G protein-regulated inducer of neurite outgrowth 3-like, whose product is MENLPNPKRTVTVQMMPQLTSIDVLGNKELNANWDIEPKLTLNQDCSSGKKTKPDQDNMNLKSSVKDSHTTLPGGTVFEDKNMSSHGSEDHRQHQNSHTNMKTSGQCARNAEGKRTERDTNSNLKIVLSTSSPSSTATNNKEKNGNSTTKTLENEQHEPKTQSKVSVAEETSAIKETHHKEIPCQAQASLQEESSPSTNNTIKDMSLLSESKDVGCTTGVTITSSSPSELASTTNAPKTNYSRVATTESSQPAPGTSIKTPQPHHSHYTPVKEDKCSSAGLKKDFKVPGTSQETSSGHPLESSTSKASLSIHTEVTDEEVQTLGASPEEQKSVHCKLYHEASTMTSTAEFGNQPDTQRHDVEVQAVPTVCSQSTSTSPSLLSLQHHRRSVGLLPKETDSIALVTEVKTTSEIYCNTPSVVSSSTKPPQSGTVMVHVDADLQEESKLGAKPKEPLHNSQKGFSPLQPVYQINIETCSQTKQTNDTTSQGSPASVPHNVACVQEPNATSDKACKDLPEKLAKPPASKSKLPKEAVSARPPKDITTATPPTSSSTPQSKKRDRQQQGASKLEPEKDDQEAKQSKKSMHDVVWDEQGMTWEVYGASVDLESLGFAIQSHLQCKIKEHEKIFTQTSLRKTLAPPPGKKNKRRQVNINFRSMFQNVRRPNCCSRQSVLE